One window from the genome of Epinephelus fuscoguttatus linkage group LG3, E.fuscoguttatus.final_Chr_v1 encodes:
- the LOC125885719 gene encoding apolipoprotein L3-like isoform X3, translating to MVKMKLRAVNAERLGYNGGSYTMPKVVAEPPRYANCKPQPPPLPRKSPKEQPETAYEIVEVNSLSDRQNEPIPWNSLCKDLKLRGETETKIIQVKAEHLYKAIQHYIFLLSEHGDKLKEHTAELLCIADNLDKVSKGTKIAGITGGATTAAGSVAAVAGVILSPFTMGASLALTAVGVGAAVAGGVTGASAAIANKAKVDQGKKKVEKTFQEYKHLMMIIQDSLKFINEGMEQLKQHDLSVLSEARRGSMKVAKIVQLATTGGASARAIEANSKASGLMEGFALGMDLYLSQGKNNQKQKKGLNSALAKKIRMLAVELNKGLDELKDLFSEHCSEE from the exons GTGGTTGCTGAACCACCAAGATATGCGAACTGTAAACCACAACCTCCTCCGCTGCCTCGGAAATCTCCAAAAGAACAGCCTGAGACTGCATACGAAATTGTG GAAGTTAACTCTTTGTCGGACCGGCAGAACGAACCGATAC cctggaatTCTCTGTGCAAAGACCTTAAACTAAGAGGGGAGACCGAAACAAA GATCATCCAAGTTAAAGCCGAACATCTCTACAAGGCTATCCAGCATTACATCTTCCTGCTGTCTGAACATGGTGACAAACTAAAGGAACACACTGCTGAGCTGCTCTGCATTGCTGACAACTTGGACAAG GTTTCAAAGGGGACCAAGATTGCTGGCATCACAGGAGGGGCCACAACTGCAGCGGGAAGTGTGGCAGCAGTTGCTGGGGTGATTCTGTCTCCATTCACAATGGGAGCCTCACTGGCTCTAACTGCAGTCGGGGTTGGCGCGGCTGTGGCTGGCGGCGTCACCGGTGCATCAGCAGCCATCGCCAATAAG GCAAAAGTCGATCAGGGTAAGAAGAAAGTAGAGAAGACCTTCCAGGAGTACAAGCACCTCATGATGATTATTCAGGATTCCTTGAAGTTCATTAATGAGGGCATGGAGCAGCTGAAGCAGCATGATCTGTCTGTTCTGAGTGAGGCCAGGAGGGGCTCAATGAAAGTGGCCAAGATTGTACAACTGGCCACGACAGGAGGAGCAAGTGCCAGGGCCATAGAGGCTAACAGTAAGGCCTCTGGGCTGATGGAAGGCTTCGCCCTCGGCATGGATCTCTACTTATCCCAAGGAAAGAACAATCAGAAGCAAAAGAAGGGCCTTAATTCGGCACTTGCAAAGAAAATCCGTATGCTAGCAGTGGAGCTAAATAAGGGTCTGGATGAGCTCAAGGACCTGTTCAGTGAGCATTGTTCGGAGGAGTGA